Sequence from the Fundulus heteroclitus isolate FHET01 chromosome 7, MU-UCD_Fhet_4.1, whole genome shotgun sequence genome:
agtaaattaaattaaaatcttagCCGTGGTCATTGACAACATAATTAGCTGAAAACCtcatattaaaaatgttcagaCTTAACTATCTACAAGCATCGCAATTCTTAGTAAATCAATCGCCTACAGGACATCTCTCAAACCGCTATGGACGCTGCAGAAAAGAGCCATTAGGATGGTTCACAGGACTGGCTATCACCACCACACTAATCCATTATTCATTCATCCTTGCTTGCTAAAACTCTCAGATCTGGTAGAATTTCAAACCTCACAGTTGCATGAAAAGACATTTCAATAAGCGGTGTGAGGGTCTGGACCAAACTCACCGCTGAATTAAAGCATGAGACAATTTAAGAAAAGGCTCAAACgggttttcttaaaaaaagatatCACGCTTAATTCATCAATTATAAACTCCATTCAAATAATCTGGGTTTAATCTTAGATGGTCTGTGGATACCAAATTAGGTATTTTTAGCAAAAGGGAATATACAGTAAAGAACctagaagaaaagaagattcAAATTCTCGCCCACAGCAGAACCCCGAGAAACCTGAAACTTCTCTGAAGCAGAGAGGTGGATTCTCAGACTAAACTCTGATGATATAGGCTACCTGTGCGTGtcctcactttatttatttaatgtaccCGCTTcttaatctgagtctgactcacaatttatgccgcaaaatacaaacatgaagaagtttgatttgatttatgtCAGATGACGAGCGAGTCAGCAAGCTACGCTTcggtagagcagcacagagtaacaataacagagcgccTAAAAAATCAGAGGAATAAAAAGCTATtatctgattgtttcacagcggttacatccagcaggtaaacacgcccatacCAACACACTTCGGCTCTCCGCAGCCCCGCCTCTGGTTTTTcagtttctgtctgaatatgcgctaaaaccgcatctgtaaaatgaactgcgcctgtctgaatcacaatgaaaagtattacagctctgtaAGTGAACATGGTCAACctacttaaagaaacagtatgCTGTTGTGTGCAACAgcatttagcaataaagtctaatacggatcattacaatacattttgtttattgattaaatttacagtttataAGCTTTACAAAAGAACTccttatttacacatctttattgtgtggggggggaaaaaacacggtcagacgccattacagttttcagctcacgcaccccctagtggcagctcgcgCACCACCCTTGGTGTGCTAGAGGAAGGAGAAGGGGCTTGATTAAATAAGTTTCACTTCTTCGTAcccctttttaataaaaacagtgttttaaaacGTATGCGCTGAATTAGAAAGCAATAACATTCTGGACAATTGATTCTTAATGTGTTAAATATAATCACAGTGAGAGACTGAACGGAGTGATGGACTGCAAAGAGGACAACCCTCTTGACGGATATCGGCAAGATGGCCGACAGACAACAGGCGTGATTATTCGGGTGACCAGATGTTTCCGATTTCTGGGAAAAGTCTCCGTTTTGGACGACCTGTCCCCAGCAAAAGCAAAAGATGTTCCTGGAAATATCCCCGATTTCAAGGTTTTATCAACAAGAAAAACAGGTGAGCTGTGCTGCTGTCAGTGTTACAGACAGAGTGGTAGATGGAGAGCCGAGTGGGCCGACTGCCGTTAGCAATGGTGCAACGTTGGTCTGGGAAGGCACATTCATGGAGGGATGGAAAGAACTGTGTCACTTTGTCCTTCAGACCATTTTACTGGTGCAGTGGGTCCTGGTGCAATATAATGCCAGGCCTCGTGTGGGAAGAGTATGCTGAATGTTCCTGGAGCGTGGACACATTGATACCAATACCTCCACACTACCCCGACCTAAATTAGATATGCAccaatccattttttttccaatacaATCTAATACCAATACCTGGGTTGAGCATATCGGTCGAAACTCGATACTTATCCGATACTATTGTTGAATGAATAAAACGTATACCTTGCCATGTGAGTGAATTTATCaggtcaaaatattttaaaaaagggcTGCGTGTTCTTTAGCCTTGTGTTTTTGGGGGTGCTTATTTAACTTTTGTGGTGTTAAATTTACCAATCCTATCACCCCAATCACAAGCTGCATGTTGCAATCGGACTTACTggcgtatcaagtttgaaatgtttccaaatagcagacttggctcgGTCCGGCACTTGCTTCATGTTACTCTGTGTTTGCTCACCTCTAGCTGCTGTGCAGGCTCTGCATAACTGCCTTAGCAAACATAGAATAGAAGTGACTAGATCGCCGTCACTGTGTTGCTGcgtatgatattaataaaagaAGAAGTGACTGGATCAGAATGCTGGATCGACATCAATCATCCGATatctgatcggtgcatctctaacctaaatccaacagaacatctctgggacGTCACGTTTAGGTTCATTCGATGCCACCAGGTTGAGCCTCAGCCTGGCCACAAGCTCATTGatgccctggtcaggatctgggaggagacaGCCCAGAACAACATCCGTCATCTCATAAGAAGCATGCCCCGACGTTGTCAGGCACACATACAAGCACATTTGGGCCATAGCAACTACTGAGTaccattttcatttgttgcaaCAACATTTCAGCTAACTGGATAAGCCTGCTGCCTCAGTTTTTCAGGCCTCTAAGAGTTGATTGAATTACTTTGTTTCTAACACATTACCCGCTCTGTATCAATATGTATATCCAGCATGATGCCCCTCCATCCTTCAGTtgagatctgatgtgttttaaaagagttcctttaatttttttgagcagtttgTTTGTCTAACAATTCTggggtggggtttttttttagataatctTCAACTTTTATGAAAACCTTTACAAACGGACAGAAAGGTTTGGTGATATTTTGAGAAAAGCCGTCTCCATCATTAAATAAAAGGGAACACCACAAGATATTTATGATGCTGCTGAAGTTGCCTGCATGTTTCAGGTTTAAACTAGAAAACCTGGTGTGTGCCACTCCACATTCACTTCTCACTGTATATTGATGTTTCttgcacattttaaagaaactgGAGGACAACATTTTTTCTCATAAGAGCAGGTGTATCACAGgctgaagctgtttttttttctgacatcttTAGTCTAATTTCACCTGAATTGCCCTGTGAAGCCAAACCAAGAACTTCtaaccacacaaaaaaaaatgaaaaagaaaaacagaaaatgaaagtaACGCTTACAATGATCCTTTTCCCCAGCAAACAGCATGTTTCCCAATCATTGAATACAACAAGATTTCAAAGCGTCCCATAtagaaatttttaaaatgtcctgttGTAGATTTACTACTAACATgctacttcttgtttttttgccttcaaGACCTGCTGGAAAACACTAAATCCAGTCCCACAGTCATCTTGCTGGCAGAGAACGCTGTAATTTCctccaaaatgttgttttaacgTGAGAACAGAATTTCTCCAGGACTTTACCTTTTTACTGCCTTGTATTAACATTGCCTTGTCACGGTTGCAAAATGAGTGCAAAGAGTCTCGTCCATATTATCATAAAACACAAAGGCATTGCTTTTGTTGATTTCTGAATACATATTTTAACGAGCCCATTTGACTGGGAAAACTTTTAAGTCTCTGATTTCTAAAGGAAACATAGGCAGCTACTATTTCCTGATGGGCATTAGGATTTTGCAGTATGTTAATCCACCTAAAtagaagctttaaaaaaaaagagatttttaaaaagttgtacTCGATGATGAAAGACTCAAGCATAATATAGAATAACCACCCGCTACACTTTAGAAGAACTTTTTAGGTAAATATTTCTGACACATAATATGGAGAATATTATCTAATTTTGCCACTCTTGATTATATGGAGTAACCCTGGGAGTCTAGCAAGCTGATACTAGTTGGATAATACCAGCTAACAGCTAGTGCAcagcaatattttttatttactttaaccAGGAAAGTCTCATTGAGACTAAGAAcctgttttttgaaaaaataaataaaaataaaaataaaaagtccttGCCAAGAGGCAGCAAGAACTGCACAAAAGCATGTGGGGGAGTGGCAGTATGACGTTACCCTTGGCTTCAAGGAGCCTGTCACTGTGGCTTATTAAACCGACTCTGGGACCTTATTTATAGCACTTaaattgaaaaaattaaattgcataataataaatgtagcttttaaaCTGTTACTCTATTTACAAAATGCATCACAAACTACTTCCTGAGGCTGCAGCTCTAACTCGTGCCGTAAAAGATGGAACGAGTTAGTCGACGTTAGCTGTGGTTTTTTTAATCAGCTATGGCACTGCCACAGCTGACATGatcattttcagtttaaaaaaaacattccttgcCATTGTTTGCATAACATAAATTATTGCCCTTAATCTACCACAAGGAGCAGTAGTCTCACGCCAACAAGTTAAAGTCATGGGGCGGCTGCTGATGAGCCTATCCTTCAAAGCTGTCATAGCTCCTCTATCGATCTTTGTCTCCATCACTCACCTATTTCCTTGCCCAGTCCAGAGCGCAGGATGGCTCCCGCAGAGGTGACCACTGCGCAGCTTTTAAAGCCACCGCTCTCCCGTTGCCTGTTGAGCTGGCCCAGGGGACGGGACGGCACAAAGTCGGCCCAGCCCAGAGAGTAGAAGGGCTCCTCCAACCCGTCCACCGTTTTCAGCTGAGCCTGGGCTTTCATTTGACACAGCAGCTCTTTGGCACTCTGAGAGCTTTTCCGATGTCCGGTGTAGGAAACGTGATGTTTGTTGGCACTCATGTAGTCCTTCATGGCGCGCTGCAGTCGGGGACTCAGCATGCCGGCAGACACGCGGCCCTTCCACAGCCGCTGCACCACAGAGGCAGATTTGGAGAAAGAGTAATCTTCCACGTCGGAGGACTTCCCACCATGTCTCCTGTCGACAGCAGTCCTAATTGTGTTCCCGGGATCTTGATCTTCATTTTCTGTGccatcttcttcctcctccccgCCATGGTATTGAGTGGCACCAGCATGGTTCTGGTACGTTCTCTCGCGACTCTGGACTGCCGGGTCTGAATGAGAGCCCACGTTTTCTGTCCCGAAGGAGGACCAGGCAGCCAGGCTCTGTGGGTCCAAGTAGTCCTGGCGAGTTGCCTCCTGGCTGCCGTAAGTCTGGTAAGGGCCTTGGCTTACCTCCATGCTGGTCTCTGGGGTTATGGAGCTGGTGGAAGGCTCTGGTCCCGGCTTGTCTCTAACATACGCTGTAGTCAATTGTAGCGAAGCCGGTTCGGGTCTCAAACCAAAGACGGGATGCTGCTGATTGGAGGCTTGTATGGAGGCCAGCCGCCTGGTGTCGGGATGCTGGGAGAGTAAAGAGCCGGCGGAGGTCAGCGTCTCATCCACACGAGCGTCCAGGAAGTAGGAGAGCAGAGCGAGAAAGACCAGAACCCAGGCCAGCATGGCCAACAACAGCAGCCTCCGCCACTGTTTCATGCTGGACTTCATTCCCTCTCGCTCACGTAGACATCCGTCGAGCTGGCCCCGCCGACAACGAAGCCCGCGGCCAGGACTTAGCCCAGAGGTCAGCTGGGGGGGGGGCCTGTAACATGAACGTTAAAAGTTACTGCTCCAAGGAGGAGGGACACATGTGGACATTTGATGCAGAGTTGTGAAACACTCACCTAAAACGTGGCTTTTATTTTCCCCTCGTCCATGTGTCCCTTGTGTGTCCGATGCTAGCAGGACCCTAGGGAGAGGATTGGAAACAGTTAGAGGGGtctagaaaatataaaaagggtTGAAGGTTTGTGTATAAAGAAACACGGTTCACACAGGCagaatccagaaaaaaaacaaacaggtttgTAAAGAACCTGCTTTTCACTCAAAACTTGTAAAAGTCACAGTCACAAACCAATCTGTacagtagtaataataatacatttttgctCAAAAGCGCCTTTCGGCGCGCTGAAGGACGCTGTAGAAATCCAACAGGTCAGCAACAATGAATCATGACAAAAATCAACACGCAGCAGCTCCCGCTTGACTCATGTCAGATTTACTCGAATCAAAACTATAGAGATGATTCACAAGAGTCTGAATGTTGCCTCGAGCACAATTGGAGATTTTTCAACTCCCAGCCCATCCCTAATCTTCGCTGTTCACAGCTGCACTTCACCTTGTACAAATCCACAACTCTGAAAGAGAGCTATAAAAAATTCTCCTTTAAGGACAAGATAACATTAAAAGTGCTCATCGTCTTGATGCAGATACGTGCTTGTAGTGGCAGAGGTTCATAATTttaaagcaccccccccccctccccccacctccTAAAACCAGCAGTAACCAACACCCCCCGAGTGGGACAATGCCCTGTtataccaaaagaaaaaaaaaaggatcaggAACAAGACAGTCAAAGCCACCCGCCTGACCTCCTAACTCCCAAGATCCCAATCTTCACTCAGATGAGCCACAACAAACTCAATATATCGAGCAGCCGACCTCAGCTTACAAGATTCCAAGGCCTCGCCACCAAGATCCAACCACAAGCTCCCAGACAACACCAGATATacccagaggaccagaggactcTTGTCTATGTGCATCCTCGGTACCAAAGGAAGCTCCAGCCACCAGAAGTCTTTTACATGCAGTTTGTTCTTGATAATGACCAATAACTggcactaaataaataaattaccagTATGTTTATTTACAGTGCTTTGAAAAAGCATTCAACCTgcatttcctgctttttttttcatggttgaGCAACCCTTGACAGCAAAAAATGCCATCAGGCAGAATTTCCACTTTAGTATTTCATATCACTGTGAAGAAATTGGGACCAGCTCTGTTTTGCAGGTTTGTTTTAACTGAGTCACGACGGGGGGAGcggcctgtttaaggtcatgctGCAGCATCTCAGTCGGATCAGTCTGCTGTTTGAATAGTGCACTCCAAAGCCTCcgttaatcctttttttttaagtatttggaAGTGTAGTTCATGTAGTgggttaaatcttttttttataccgCACAACCCAAGTGTAACTTAAGGGTTACAAACTGATGGCTTAAATATGCTCTTTCCAGATTTCGCTGTGGAAATAATCAAAAACTGCCTGTTTTGATGTAATGCAACACATTATCCACAAACCTCcactttgttttaattcatAATATATTCTCTTGTTCTGGCCCTGGGCCTCGCCTGTGCATCTAGTCTTTGCCCAGTTTCTTTCCTATTGTTGAACAGTGAAGACTGACCTTAAATGAGGCAAGTGAGTTTTccaatgctttattttattttattttattttattactgcatGACTTTTGGTAGGGCAGGTTCGCCACTGCTCCACGTATTCATGGTGATTCTCCGTCTGCAcctttagggtcattgtccagcTGAACGGCGAGCCTCTACCCAAACCTCCAcgaggtttattttttttacaaacacaacCAGAAAACGACGAAGCACAAGGTGCTTCAATGAGATGATTGAAATAGTGGTGAACCGGAACGCGacacttttgctttttttgttttttgtttttttctctccttgttGCTCTGAAACCCACCGTAATTACTAACTAACACTATCATTATCTGACCAGCTTACTTTTAACAACATCTTTAGCAATCCTCTGGTGTAC
This genomic interval carries:
- the st6gal2a gene encoding beta-galactoside alpha-2,6-sialyltransferase 2, whose product is MKSSMKQWRRLLLLAMLAWVLVFLALLSYFLDARVDETLTSAGSLLSQHPDTRRLASIQASNQQHPVFGLRPEPASLQLTTAYVRDKPGPEPSTSSITPETSMEVSQGPYQTYGSQEATRQDYLDPQSLAAWSSFGTENVGSHSDPAVQSRERTYQNHAGATQYHGGEEEEDGTENEDQDPGNTIRTAVDRRHGGKSSDVEDYSFSKSASVVQRLWKGRVSAGMLSPRLQRAMKDYMSANKHHVSYTGHRKSSQSAKELLCQMKAQAQLKTVDGLEEPFYSLGWADFVPSRPLGQLNRQRESGGFKSCAVVTSAGAILRSGLGKEIDSHDAVLRFNAAPTEGYEHDVGNKTTIRIINSQILANPRHEFNTSSIYKNVTLVAWDPAPYAVNLHKWYASPDYNLFGPYVDHRKAHPDQPFYILHPSYVWRLWDVIQSNTQENIQPNPPSSGFIGILLMMALCEQTHVYEYIPSMRQSDLCHYHERYYDAACTLGAYHPLLYEKNLIQRINSGPESDLRRKGRATLPGFSTVDCDI